One Phaseolus vulgaris cultivar G19833 chromosome 2, P. vulgaris v2.0, whole genome shotgun sequence DNA window includes the following coding sequences:
- the LOC137811841 gene encoding pentatricopeptide repeat-containing protein At5g18390, mitochondrial, giving the protein MLQNYAKLILTPTKTLLLNFHSIPKTLTTAASARDQYFAVIHHISNIVRRDFYLERTLNKLRIHVTPELVFRVLRACSTAPTPSLRFFNWARSHPSYTPTSLEFEQIVTTLARANNYQTMWSLIRQVTLHHRLSLSPAAVATLIDAYGHHRHIDQAVEVFNKAPILNCPQTLPLYNALLKSLCHNRLFHGAYALLRRMLRKGLHPDKATYAVLVNAWCSSGKLREAKLFLREMSEKGFNPPLRGRDLLVEGLLNAGYVESAKGMVRKMIKEGIVPDVETFNAVVETVCKEEVQFCVDLYHEVCALGMVPDVNTYKILIPAVSKSDFIDEAFRLLNNFVEDGNRPFPSLYAPVIKALCRRGQFDDAFCFFGDMKAKAHPPNRPLYTMLITMCGRAGKFVEAANYLFEMTEMGLVPISRCFDMVTDGLKNSGKHDLASRVQQLEVSIRGV; this is encoded by the coding sequence ATGCTGCAGAATTACGCAAAACTCATCCTCACCCCAACCAAAACACTTCTCCTCAATTTCCATTCAATCCCTAAAACCCTAACCACCGCCGCCTCAGCCCGAGACCAGTACTTCGCCGTCATTCACCATATCTCCAATATCGTGCGCCGCGACTTCTACCTGGAGCGCACCCTCAACAAGCTCCGCATCCACGTCACACCGGAGCTAGTCTTCCGCGTTCTCCGCGCCTGCTCCACCGCCCCCACGCCCTCCCTCCGCTTCTTCAACTGGGCCCGTTCCCACCCCTCCTACACCCCCACCTCCCTCGAGTTCGAACAAATCGTCACCACCCTCGCCCGCGCCAACAACTACCAGACCATGTGGTCCCTCATCCGTCAAGTCACCCTCCACCACCGCCTCTCCCTCTCCCCTGCCGCCGTCGCCACCCTCATCGACGCCTACGGCCACCACCGCCACATCGACCAGGCCGTTGAGGTCTTCAACAAGGCCCCCATCCTCAACTGCCCCCAAACCCTCCCGCTCTACAACGCCCTCCTCAAATCCCTCTGCCACAACCGCCTCTTCCATGGCGCCTACGCCCTCCTCCGCCGCATGCTCCGCAAGGGCCTCCACCCCGACAAAGCCACCTACGCTGTCCTCGTCAACGCCTGGTGTTCCTCCGGCAAACTCCGCGAGGCCAAGCTTTTCCTCAGGGAAATGAGCGAGAAGGGCTTCAACCCTCCCCTTCGCGGCCGCGACCTTCTCGTCGAAGGCCTCCTCAACGCCGGTTACGTTGAATCCGCCAAGGGAATGGTCAGGAAGATGATCAAGGAAGGGATCGTTCCCGATGTTGAAACTTTCAATGCCGTGGTGGAGACAGTGTGCAAGGAAGAGGTTCAGTTTTGCGTTGATCTTTATCACGAGGTTTGTGCTTTAGGGATGGTTCCTGATGTCAACACTTACAAGATTCTCATTCCCGCAGTTTCTAAAAGTGACTTCATTGACGAGGCATTTAGGTTGCTCAATAATTTCGTTGAGGATGGTAACCGTCCCTTTCCTAGCTTGTATGCGCCTGTTATTAAGGCTCTGTGTAGGAGGGGGCAATTTGATGATGCTTTTTGTTTCTTTGGGGATATGAAGGCCAAGGCACACCCTCCTAATCGCCCTCTCTATACCATGTTGATTACCATGTGCGGTCGTGCCGGGAAGTTTGTGGAGGCCGCAAACTACCTCTTTGAAATGACTGAGATGGGGTTGGTCCCCATCTCCCGCTGTTTTGACATGGTTACTGATGGGTTGAAGAATTCTGGCAAGCATGATTTGGCTAGTAGAGTGCAACAGCTTGAAGTTTCTATCCGTGGTGTTTGA
- the LOC137811839 gene encoding uncharacterized protein → MAARLAIVRGTGGKGKLGSVLGFSRLIQSVPQSSALSRSIDFGVQSPQPVLPEFSSPSFSFGGSMELMGVPKRKVSPHKRGIRNGPKALKPIPVIVLCKSCGRVRLPHFFCCGGKPNQGNTGEQKGSPS, encoded by the exons ATGGCTGCGAGACTCGCAATTGTGAGGGGCACCGGAGGGAAAGGGAAATTAGGAAGTGTTTTAGGATTTAGTAGGTTGATTCAATCGGTGCCCCAATCTTCTGCTTTATCTAGGAGCATTGATTTTGGGGTTCAGTCACCACAGCCTGTTTTGCCCGAGTTCAGTTCCCCGAGTTTCTCTTTTGGTGGCTCAATGGAGCTCATGGGTGTCCCAAAACGCAAG GTTTCTCCGCATAAAAGAGGAATAAGGAATGGGCCAAAAGCTCTGAAACCTATTCCCGTGATTGTCCTATGCAA GAGCTGTGGTCGTGTTAGGCTTCCACACTTTTTCTGTTGTGGTGGGAAACCAAATCAAGGTAATACCGGTGAACAGAAAGGTAGTCCAAGCTAA